One Chanodichthys erythropterus isolate Z2021 chromosome 10, ASM2448905v1, whole genome shotgun sequence DNA segment encodes these proteins:
- the LOC137028443 gene encoding myosin heavy chain, fast skeletal muscle produces the protein MGDGEMECFGPAAVFLRKPERERIEAQNTPFDAKTAFFVTVPDEMYLKGTLVSREGGKATVKTLCGKTVTVKEDEIFPMNPPKFDKMEDMAMMTHLSEPAVLFNLKERYAAWMIYTYSGLFCVTVNPYKWLPVYDSVVVAGYRGKKRIEAPPHIFSISDNAYQFMLTDRENQSVLITGESGAGKTVNTKRVIQYFATVGAMSGTKKAEPVAGKMQGSLEDQIVAANPLLEAYGNAKTVRNDNSSRFGKFIRIHFGTTGKLASADIETYLLEKSRVTFQLSAERSYHIFYQLMTGHKPELLEALLITTNPYDYPMISQGEITVKSINDVEEFIATDTAIDILGFNADEKISIYKLTGAVMHHGNMKFKQKQREEQAEPDGTEVADKIAYLMGLNSADMLKALCYPRVKVGNEMVTKGQTVPQVNNAVSALCKSVYEKMFLWMVIRINEMLDTKQPRQFFIGVLDIAGFEIFDFNSLEQLCINFTNEKLQQFFNHHMFVLEQEEYKKEGIEWEFIDFGMDLAACIELIEKPMGIFSILEEECMFPKATDTSFKNKLHDQHLGKCAAFQKPKPAKGKAEAHFSLVHYAGTVDYNIAGWLDKNKDPLNDSVVQLYQKSSLKVLAFLYASHGAAEEGGGGKKKKKGGSFQTVSALFRENLGKLMTNLRSTHPHFVRCLIPNESKTPGLMENFLVIHQLRCNGVLEGIRICRKGFPSRILYGDFKQRYKVLNASVIPEGQFIDNKKASEKLLGSIDVDHTQYKFGHTKVFFKAGLLGTLEEMRDEKLATLVTMTQALCRGYVMRKEFVKMMARRESIYSIQYNIRSFMNVKHWPWMKLYFKIKPLLKSAETEKEMVAMKENFEKMKEDLAKALAKKKELEEKMVSLLQEKNDLQLQVAAETENLSDAEERCEGLIKSKIQLEGKLKEATERLEDEEEINAELTAKKRKLEDECSELKKDIDDLELTLAKVEKEKHATENKVKNLTEEMASQDESIAKLTKEKKALQEAHQQTLDDLQAEEDKVNTLTKSKTKLEQQVDDLEGSLEQEKKLRMDLERAKRKLEGDLKLAQESIMDLENDKQQSDEKIKKKDFEISQFLSKIEDEQSLGAQLQKKIKELQARIEELEEEIEAERAARAKVEKQRADVSRELEEISERLEEAGGATAAQIEMNKKREAEFQKLRRDLEESTLQHESTAAALRKKQADSVAELGEQIDNLQRVKQKLEKEKSEYKMEIDDLTSNMEAVAKSKANLEKMCRTLEDQLSEIKAKSDENIRQLNDMNAQRARLQTENGEFSRQLEEKEALVSQLTRGKQAYVQQIEELKRHIEEEVKAKNALAHAVQSARHDCDLLREQYEEEQEAKAELQRGMSKANSEVAQWRTKYETDAIQRTEELEESKKKLAQRLQDAEESIEAVNSKCASLEKTKQRLQGEVEDLMIDVERANALAANLDKKQRNFDKVLAEWKQKYEESQAELEGAQKEARSLSTELFKMKNSYEEALDHLETLKRENKNLQQEISDLTEQLGETGKSIHELEKAKKTVESEKSEIQTALEEAEGTLEHEESKILRVQLELNQVKSEIDRKLAEKDEEMEQIKRNSQRVIDSMQSTLDSEVRSRNDALRVKKKMEGDLNEMEIQLSHANRQAAEAQKQLRNVQGQLKDAQLHLDDALRGQEDMKEQVAMVERRNNLMQAEIEELRAALEQTERGRKVAEQELVDASERVGLLHSQNTSLINTKKKLEADLVQVQGEVDDSVQEARNAEEKAKKAITDAAMMAEELKKEQDTSAHLERMKKNLEVTVKDLQHRLDEAESLAMKGGKKQLQKLESRVRELESEVEAEQRRGADAVKGVRKYERRVKELTYQTEEDKKNVIRLQDLVDKLQLKVKAYKRQAEESEEQANTHLSRYRKVQHELEEAQERADIAESQVNKLRAKSREVGKSKDEE, from the exons ATGGGAGATGGTGAGATGGAGTGCTTCGGCCCGGCGGCCGTTTTCCTCCGGAAGCCGGAAAGAGAGAGGATAGAGGCTCAGAACACCCCCTTTGATGCCAAAACAGCATTCTTTGTGACGGTGCCGGATGAGATGTACCTGAAGGGTACTCTTGTTAGTAGAGAAGGCGGCAAAGCTACTGTCAAAACACTGTGTGGGAAA ACTGTCACGGTAAAAGAAGATGAAATCTTCCCCATGAATCCTCCCAAGTTTGACAAAATGGAGGACATGGCCATGATGACCCACCTCAGTGAGCCTGCTGTGCTGTTTAACCTCAAAGAGCGTTACGCAGCATGGATGATCTAC ACCTACTCTGGCTTGTTCTGCGTCACTGTCAATCCCTACAAGTGGCTCCCAGTGTACGATTCAGTCGTTGTGGCCGGATACAGAGGCAAAAAGAGGATTGAAGCCCCGCCTCACATCTTCTCCATCTCCGACAACGCCTACCAGTTCATGCTCACTG ATCGTGAGAACCAGTCTGTCCTGATTAC TGGAGAATCTGGTGCTGGAAAGACTGTGAACACAAAACGTGTCATTCAGTACTTTGCAACTGTTGGTGCAATGTCTGGAACGAAGAAGGCAGAACCTGTTGCTGGAAAAATGCAG GGATCACTGGAGGACCAAATTGTGGCAGCCAACCCTCTGCTGGAGGCTTATGGTAATGCCAAGACTGTGAGGAATGACAACTCCTCTCGTTTT GGTAAATTCATCAGGATTCACTTTGGGACCACTGGAAAACTGGCCTCAGCTGATATTGAAACTT atctgCTGGAAAAGTCAAGAGTAACATTCCAGCTGTCTGCTGAGAGGAGCTACCACATCTTCTACCAGCTCATGACTGGACACAAGCCAGAGCTGCTCG AGGCCCTGCTCATCACCACCAACCCTTACGACTATCCAATGATCAGCCAGGGTGAAATCACTGTCAAGAGTATCAATGATGTGGAGGAGTTCATTGCCACAGAT ACAGCCATTGACATTCTGGGCTTCAACGCTGATGAGAAAATCAGCATCTACAAGCTGACAGGTGCTGTGATGCATCATGGGAACATGAAGTTCAAACAGAAGCAGAGAGAGGAGCAGGCCGAACCTGACGGCACTGAGG TGGCTGATAAAATCGCCTACCTCATGGGCCTCAACTCTGCTGACATGCTGAAAGCTCTGTGTTACCCCAGAGTGAAGGTCGGAAATGAGATGGTGACCAAAGGCCAGACAGTACCACAG GTGAACAACGCAGTCTCTGCGCTCTGCAAGTCTGTCTATGAGAAAATGTTCTTGTGGATGGTCATCCGTATCAATGAGATGTTAGACACAAAGCAGCCTAGACAGTTCTTCATTGGTGTGCTGGACATTGCTGGATTTGAGATCTTTGAT TTCAATAGCTTGGAGCAGCTTTGCATCAACTTCACAAATGAGAAACTGCAACAGTTCTTCAACCACCACATGTTTGTTCTggagcaagaggagtacaagaAAGAAGGAATTGAATGGGAGTTCATTGACTTTGGTATGGACTTGGCTGCCTGCATTGAGCTCATTGAGAAG CCAATGGGCATCTTCTCCATCCTTGAAGAGGAGTGCATGTTCCCCAAAGCTACAGACACAAGCTTCAAAAACAAGTTGCATGATCAGCATCTGGGCAAATGTGCAGCTTTCCAGAAGCCCAAGCCTGCCAAAGGTAAGGCAGAGGCCCACTTCTCTCTGGTGCACTACGCCGGCACTGTGGACTACAACATTGCTGGCTGGTTGGACAAGAACAAGGATCCACTGAATGACTCTGTTGTGCAACTCTACCAAAAGTCATCACTCAAAGTGCTGGCCTTCCTGTATGCCTCTCATGGAGCTGCAGAAG AGGGAGGCGgtggaaagaagaagaagaagggtGGTTCCTTCCAGACAGTCTCTGCACTTTTTAGG GAGAACTTGGGTAAGCTGATGACTAACCTGAGGAGCACTCACCCTCACTTTGTGCGCTGCTTAATTCCTAATGAGTCCAAAACTCCAG GTCTGATGGAGAACTTCCTGGTTATCCACCAGCTCAGGTGTAATGGTGTGCTGGAAGGTATCAGAATCTGCAGGAAAGGTTTCCCCAGCAGAATCCTCTATGGTGACTTCAAGCAGAG ATACAAAGTATTAAATGCTAGCGTCATCCCTGAGGGACAGTTCATTGACAACAAAAAGGCTTCAGAGAAACTCTTGGGCTCTATTGATGTTGACCACACCCAATACAAGTTTGGACACACCAAG GTGTTCTTCAAAGCTGGTCTGTTGGGTACTCTTGAGGAGATGAGAGATGAGAAACTAGCAACACTGGTTACCATGACTCAGGCTTTGTGCCGTGGATATGTCATGAGGAAGGAGTTTGTCAAAATGATGGCGAGGAG AGAATCCATTTATTCCATCCAATACAACATCCGCTCATTCATGAATGTGAAACATTGGCCATGGATGAAGCTCTACTTCAAGATCAAGCCTCTTCTGAAGAGTGCAGAGACTGAGAAAGAAATGGTAGCCATGAAGGAGAACTTTGAGAAAATGAAGGAGGATCTAGCAAAGGCATTAGCTAAAAAGAAAGAGCTTGAGGAGAAAATGGTGTCACTTCTTCAGGAGAAAAATGATCTTCAACTGCAAGTAGCAGCT GAAACTGAAAACCTCTCTGATGCTGAGGAGAGATGTGAAGGTCTCATCAAAAGCAAGATCCAGCTCGAGGGAAAACTCAAAGAGGCAACCGAGAGACTGGAGGATGAGGAGGAAATCAATGCTGAACTCACTGCCAAGAAGAGGAAACTGGAGGATGAATGCTCtgaactgaagaaagacatcgATGACCTGGAGCTCACCTTGGCCAAAGTGGAGAAGGAGAAACATGCAACAGAAAATAAG GTTAAAAACCTGACGGAGGAGATGGCTTCTCAGGATGAGAGCATTGCCAAGCTGACCAAAGAGAAGAAAGCTCTCCAAGAGGCACACCAGCAGACTCTTGATGACCTTCAGGCAGAGGAAGACAAAGTCAACACTCTGACTAAATCTAAGACAAAGCTTGAGCAGCAAGTGGATGAT CTTGAGGGCTCACTGGAGCAAGAGAAGAAGCTCCGTATGGACCTTGAGAGAGCCAAGAGGAAGCTTGAGGGTGATCTGAAACTGGCCCAGGAGTCCATAATGGACCTGGAGAATGACAAACAGCAATCAGATGAGAAGATCAAAAA GAAAGACTTTGAGATTAGTCAGTTTCTCAGCAAGATTGAGGATGAACAGTCTTTGGGAGCACAGCTTCAGAAGAAGATAAAAGAACTTCAG GCCCGTATCGAGGAGCTAGAAGAGGAAATTGAGGCAGAGCGAGCTGCTCGTGCTAAAGTGGAGAAGCAGAGAGCTGATGTCTCCAGGGAACTTGAAGAGATCAGCGAGAGGCTTGAGGAAGCTGGTGGTGCCACTGCTGCCCAGATTGAGATGAACAAGAAGCGTGAAGCCGAATTCCAGAAGTTGCGTCGTGATCTGGAAGAGTCCACCTTGCAGCATGAATCTACGGCTGCAGCTCTCCGAAAGAAGCAGGCAGACAGTGTGGCTGAGCTTGGAGAACAGATCGACAACCTCCAGCGGGTCAAGCAGAAGCTGGAGAAGGAGAAGAGTGAATACAAGATGGAGATTGATGACTTGACAAGCAACATGGAGGCTGTGGCTAAATCAAAG GCTAATTTAGAGAAGATGTGCCGTACCCTGGAAGACCAGCTGAGTGAAATCAAGGCCAAGAGTGATGAAAATATTCGTCAGTTGAATGACATGAATGCACAACGTGCAAGACTTCAGACTGAAAATG GTGAATTTAGTCGCCAACTTGAAGAGAAAGAAGCACTTGTTTCACAATTAACTAGAGGAAAACAGGCTTATGTACAACAAATTGAGGAACTCAAAAGACATATTGAGGAAGAAGTGAAG GCCAAGAACGCTCTGGCCCATGCGGTTCAGTCTGCCCGCCATGACTGTGATTTGCTCAGAGAGCAGTATGAGGAAGAGCAGGAGGCCAAAGCTGAACTCCAGCGTGGAATGTCTAAGGCCAACAGTGAGGTGGCTCAGTGGAGAACAAAATATGAGACTGATGCCATCCAACGCACTGAGGAGCTTGAGGAATCCAA GAAAAAGCTGGCCCAGCGTCTGCAGGATGCTGAAGAATCCATTGAGGCGGTGAACTCCAAGTGTGCCTCTCTGGAAAAGACCAAACAGAGACTGCAGGGTGAAGTAGAAGATCTCATGATTGATGTGGAGAGGGCAAATGCATTGGCAGCCAACCTTGACAAGAAGCAGAGAAACTTTGACAAg GTGCTAGCAGAGTGGAAACAGAAGTATGAGGAAAGTCAGGCTGAACTAGAAGGTGCTCAGAAAGAAGCTCGTTCTCTCAGCACTGAGCTTTTCAAAATGAAGAACTCCTATGAGGAAGCTCTTGACCACCTGGAGACCCTGAAGAGGGAGAACAAGAATCTGCAAC AGGAGATTTCTGACCTCACTGAGCAGCTTGGAGAGACTGGAAAGAGCATTCATGAGTTAGAGAAAGCCAAGAAGACAGTGGAGTCTGAGAAATCAGAGATCCAAACTGCACTTGAAGAAGCTGAG GGCACCCTGGAGCATGAAGAGTCCAAGATTCTTCGTGTGCAGCTGGAGCTGAACCAGGTGAAGAGTGAGATTGACAGGAAGCTTGCTGAGAAGGATGAGGAGATGGAACAGATCAAGAGGAACAGCCAAAGAGTGATCGATTCCATGCAGAGCACTCTGGACTCTGAGGTCAGGAGCAGAAATGATGCCCTGAGAGTCAAAAAGAAGATGGAGGGAGATCTGAATGAGATGGAGATCCAGCTGAGTCATGCCAACCGCCAGGCTGCTGAGGCCCAGAAACAGCTCAGGAACGTCCAAGGCCAACTCAAG GATGCCCAGCTGCACCTTGATGACGCTCTCAGAGGACAGGAGGACATGAAGGAGCAGGTGGCCATGGTGGAGCGCAGGAATAACCTGATGCAAGCAGAGATTGAGGAGCTGAGAGCTGCACTGGAGCAAACAGAGAGAGGCCGCAAAGTGGCGGAGCAGGAGCTGGTTGATGCCAGCGAGCGTGTGGGACTGCTGCACTCACAA AATACAAGTCTTATTAACACCAAGAAGAAGCTTGAGGCTGATCTGGTCCAGGTTCAAGGTGAGGTGGATGATTCAGTCCAGGAGGCCAGAAATGCAGAGGAGAAGGCCAAGAAGGCCATCACTGAT GCTGCCATGATGGCTGAGGAGCTGAAGAAGGAGCAGGACACCAGTGCTCACCTGGAGAGGATGAAGAAGAACCTGGAGGTGACCGTCAAAGACCTGCAGCACCGTCTGGATGAGGCTGAAAGTCTGGCCATGAAGGGTGGAAAGAAACAGCTCCAGAAACTGGAGTCCAGG GTGCGTGAGTTAGAGTCTGAAGTTGAAGCTGAGCAGAGGCGTGGTGCAGATGCTGTGAAAGGAGTGCGCAAGTATGAGAGGAGGGTGAAGGAGCTCACCTACCAG ACTGAGGAAGACAAGAAGAACGTGATCCGACTGCAGGATCTGGTAGACAAGCTGCAGCTGAAAGTGAAGGCCTACAAGCGCCAGGCTGAAGAATCT GAGGAGCAGGCCAACACTCACCTGTCCAGGTACAGGAAGGTGCAACATGAGCTGGAGGAGGCTCAGGAGCGTGCTGACATCGCCGAGTCCCAGGTCAACAAGCTGAGGGCCAAGAGCCGTGAGGTCGGGAAg AGCAAGGATGAAGAATGA